In a single window of the Elaeis guineensis isolate ETL-2024a chromosome 8, EG11, whole genome shotgun sequence genome:
- the LOC105049766 gene encoding vacuolar protein sorting-associated protein 9A isoform X1 — MDSSSALSQPNFYDFLNRMRHPASADLVRAIKSFIVSFSFHATDADNDSRKLQDFLVTMETTIKEHPLWVHASHEELDSAIEGLEKYVMTKLFNRTFASSSEDVKADLDVSEKIRLLQHFIRPDHLDVPRVLHNEASWLFAAKELQKINTFKAPREKLLCIMNCCRIINNLLLNISMSSNYVPAGADDFLPVLIYVTIKANPPQLHSNLKFIQLFRRNSKLVSEVEYYLTNLISAETFITNINASSLSMEESEFEKNMQLAKLANEETAARHGSILQLSGDDALTTRRHGKEIHVNLEGCEYPFMESEAKDLTVEDVQQLLRLYQHVVTRYTRLTKALARLSLHEERLLHTMKDPASSTELKKEIEKWLHKGILD; from the exons CTTCATTGTGTCCTTCTCATTTCACGCAACTGATGCTGACAATGATAGTAGAAAGCTGCAAGACTTTCTTGTGACCATGGAGACTACTATTAAAGAGCATCCTTTATGGGTTCATGCTTCACATGAAGAACTAGATAGTGCAATTGAG GGTCTAGAAAAGTATGTCATGACAAAGTTGTTCAACCGCACATTTGCTTCCTCTTCTGAGGATGTAAAAGCAGATCTAGATGTTTCAGAGAAAATTCGCTTGCTGCAGCACTTTATTAGGCCTGATCACTTGGATGTCCCTAGAGTTCTGCATAATGAAGCATCATGGCTg TTTGCAGCAAAAGAACTGCAGAAGATAAATACTTTTAAAGCTCCCCGTGAGAAGCTTCTCTGCATTATGAATTGTTGTCGAATCATAAACAATTTACTTCTCAATATATCAATGTCAAGCAATTATGTACCAGCAGGGGCTGATGACTTCCTTCCAGTTCTTATTTATGTTACCATCAAG GCCAATCCTCCCCAGCTGCATTCCAACTTGAAATTTATCCAGCTCTTTAGAAGGAACTCGAAGCTTGTCTCAGAAGTGGAATATTACCTTACCAATCTCATCTCAGCAGAAACATTTATAACAAATATCAATGCCAGTTCACTGTCCATGGAAGAAAGTGAGTTTGAGAAGAATATGCAACTAGCAAAATTAGCCAATGAAGAGACTGCCGCTAGGCATGGTAGTATACTACAGTTATCTGGAGATGATGCTCTCACCACGAGAAGGCATGGCAAGGAGATCCATGTCAATCTTGAAG GCTGCGAATATCCTTTCATGGAATCAGAGGCAAAAGACCTGACAGTAGAGGATGTTCAACAGCTGCTAAGGCTGTATCAACATGTGGTGACAAGGTATACAAGGCTAACAAAGGCTCTGGCACGACTCTCGCTACATGAAGAACGGCTCTTGCATACCATGAAAGACCCGGCAAGCAGCACtgaattaaaaaaagagattgaAAAATGGCTCCATAAAG GCATACTAGATTAG
- the LOC105049766 gene encoding vacuolar protein sorting-associated protein 9A isoform X2 produces the protein MDSSSALSQPNFYDFLNRMRHPASADLVRAIKSFIVSFSFHATDADNDSRKLQDFLVTMETTIKEHPLWVHASHEELDSAIEGLEKYVMTKLFNRTFASSSEDVKADLDVSEKIRLLQHFIRPDHLDVPRVLHNEASWLFAAKELQKINTFKAPREKLLCIMNCCRIINNLLLNISMSSNYVPAGADDFLPVLIYVTIKANPPQLHSNLKFIQLFRRNSKLVSEVEYYLTNLISAETFITNINASSLSMEESEFEKNMQLAKLANEETAARHGSILQLSGDDALTTRRHGKEIHVNLEGCEYPFMESEAKDLTVEDVQQLLRLYQHVVTRYTRLTKALARLSLHEERLLHTMKDPASSTELKKEIEKWLHKGAK, from the exons CTTCATTGTGTCCTTCTCATTTCACGCAACTGATGCTGACAATGATAGTAGAAAGCTGCAAGACTTTCTTGTGACCATGGAGACTACTATTAAAGAGCATCCTTTATGGGTTCATGCTTCACATGAAGAACTAGATAGTGCAATTGAG GGTCTAGAAAAGTATGTCATGACAAAGTTGTTCAACCGCACATTTGCTTCCTCTTCTGAGGATGTAAAAGCAGATCTAGATGTTTCAGAGAAAATTCGCTTGCTGCAGCACTTTATTAGGCCTGATCACTTGGATGTCCCTAGAGTTCTGCATAATGAAGCATCATGGCTg TTTGCAGCAAAAGAACTGCAGAAGATAAATACTTTTAAAGCTCCCCGTGAGAAGCTTCTCTGCATTATGAATTGTTGTCGAATCATAAACAATTTACTTCTCAATATATCAATGTCAAGCAATTATGTACCAGCAGGGGCTGATGACTTCCTTCCAGTTCTTATTTATGTTACCATCAAG GCCAATCCTCCCCAGCTGCATTCCAACTTGAAATTTATCCAGCTCTTTAGAAGGAACTCGAAGCTTGTCTCAGAAGTGGAATATTACCTTACCAATCTCATCTCAGCAGAAACATTTATAACAAATATCAATGCCAGTTCACTGTCCATGGAAGAAAGTGAGTTTGAGAAGAATATGCAACTAGCAAAATTAGCCAATGAAGAGACTGCCGCTAGGCATGGTAGTATACTACAGTTATCTGGAGATGATGCTCTCACCACGAGAAGGCATGGCAAGGAGATCCATGTCAATCTTGAAG GCTGCGAATATCCTTTCATGGAATCAGAGGCAAAAGACCTGACAGTAGAGGATGTTCAACAGCTGCTAAGGCTGTATCAACATGTGGTGACAAGGTATACAAGGCTAACAAAGGCTCTGGCACGACTCTCGCTACATGAAGAACGGCTCTTGCATACCATGAAAGACCCGGCAAGCAGCACtgaattaaaaaaagagattgaAAAATGGCTCCATAAAG GTGCAAAGTAA